In one Bordetella pertussis 18323 genomic region, the following are encoded:
- a CDS encoding type III pantothenate kinase: protein MIILIDSGNSRLKVGWFDPDAPQAAREPAPVAFDNLDLDALGRWLATLPRRPQRALGVNVAGLARGEAIAATLRAGGCDIRWLRAQPLAMGLRNGYRNPDQLGADRWACMVGVLARQPSVHPPLLVASFGTATTLDTIGPDNVFPGGLILPGPAMMRGALAYGTAHLPLADGLVADYPIDTHQAIASGIAAAQAGAIVRQWLAGRQRYGQAPEIYVAGGGWPEVRQEAERLLAVTGAAFGATPQPTYLDSPVLDGLAALAAQGAPTA from the coding sequence ATGATTATCCTCATCGACTCCGGCAACAGCCGCCTCAAAGTCGGCTGGTTTGACCCGGACGCGCCGCAGGCGGCGCGCGAGCCCGCCCCCGTCGCCTTCGACAATCTCGACCTGGACGCGCTGGGCCGCTGGCTGGCCACCCTGCCCAGGCGCCCGCAACGGGCGCTGGGCGTGAACGTCGCCGGGCTTGCCCGCGGCGAAGCCATTGCCGCCACGCTGCGCGCGGGCGGTTGCGACATCCGGTGGCTGCGGGCCCAGCCCCTGGCCATGGGGCTGCGCAACGGCTATCGCAATCCCGACCAACTGGGCGCCGACCGCTGGGCGTGCATGGTGGGCGTGCTGGCGCGCCAGCCGTCCGTGCACCCGCCGCTGCTGGTGGCCAGTTTCGGCACGGCCACCACGCTGGACACCATCGGGCCCGACAATGTCTTTCCCGGCGGGCTGATCCTGCCCGGCCCCGCCATGATGCGCGGCGCGCTGGCCTACGGCACCGCCCACCTGCCCCTGGCCGACGGCCTGGTGGCCGACTACCCCATCGACACCCATCAGGCCATCGCCAGCGGCATCGCCGCCGCCCAGGCCGGCGCGATCGTGCGGCAATGGCTGGCCGGCCGCCAACGCTACGGCCAGGCGCCGGAGATCTATGTCGCCGGCGGCGGGTGGCCCGAAGTGCGGCAGGAAGCCGAGCGCCTGCTGGCGGTCACCGGCGCCGCCTTCGGCGCCACGCCGCAGCCCACTTACCTCGACAGCCCCGTGCTCGACGGCCTGGCGGCGCTCGCCGCGCAAGGCGCGCCAACGGCCTGA
- a CDS encoding MlaE family ABC transporter permease: MPSLPSTAGAATLSLTLDHGVCHVSGDWSMQALAAPGEVERRRAALARVDPDQRWDLRGVERLDTIGAHLLWGAWGQQLPERVRWSDGQREVFQTLQRNRGEALPAPAPADRWGWLRAIGDAVFDAGRNGRALVIMFGQLVLDLGAFLRRPSRGPWREISAQVYRTGAQALGITALVGFLIGVVLSYLSAQQLQMFGADRFIVRLLGVSIVRELGPVLAAILVAGRSGSAITAQIGVMRVTQELDAMLVMGISHGQRLILPRVIALAITMPLLVVWTDAMALLGGMLAAQMQLGVSAQWFLTSLPDAISLTNYWIGMFKGVSFGILIALVACHFGLCIQPNTESLGRGTTTSVVTSITGVILVDALYAVIFSSIGI, encoded by the coding sequence ATGCCTAGTTTGCCGAGTACCGCCGGCGCCGCCACATTGTCGTTGACGCTAGACCATGGCGTCTGCCATGTGTCGGGCGACTGGTCCATGCAGGCGCTGGCTGCTCCGGGCGAAGTGGAGCGCCGCCGCGCCGCGCTGGCCCGCGTCGACCCCGACCAGCGCTGGGACTTGCGCGGGGTCGAGCGGCTGGACACCATCGGGGCCCACCTGCTGTGGGGCGCCTGGGGGCAACAGTTGCCCGAGCGGGTGCGCTGGTCCGACGGACAGCGCGAGGTGTTTCAGACGCTGCAGCGCAACCGCGGCGAGGCGCTTCCCGCGCCGGCGCCGGCGGACCGCTGGGGCTGGCTGCGCGCGATCGGCGACGCCGTATTCGACGCCGGCCGCAATGGCCGCGCATTGGTCATCATGTTCGGCCAACTGGTGCTGGATCTGGGCGCCTTCCTGCGCCGCCCGTCGCGCGGGCCGTGGCGCGAGATTTCGGCGCAGGTCTACCGCACCGGCGCGCAGGCGCTGGGCATTACCGCCCTGGTCGGCTTCCTGATCGGCGTCGTGCTGTCCTATCTGTCGGCGCAGCAGCTGCAGATGTTCGGCGCCGACCGCTTCATCGTCCGTTTGCTGGGCGTTTCCATCGTGCGCGAGCTGGGGCCGGTGCTGGCGGCCATCCTGGTGGCGGGGCGATCCGGCTCGGCCATCACGGCCCAGATCGGCGTGATGCGGGTGACGCAGGAACTGGACGCCATGCTGGTGATGGGCATTTCGCATGGCCAGCGCCTGATCCTGCCGCGCGTGATCGCCCTGGCGATCACCATGCCGCTGCTGGTGGTCTGGACCGATGCCATGGCCCTGCTGGGCGGGATGCTGGCGGCGCAGATGCAGCTGGGCGTTTCGGCGCAATGGTTCCTGACCTCGCTGCCGGACGCCATTTCGCTGACCAATTACTGGATCGGCATGTTCAAGGGCGTGTCGTTCGGCATCCTGATCGCGCTGGTGGCCTGCCATTTCGGCCTGTGCATCCAGCCCAATACCGAAAGCCTGGGGCGCGGCACCACCACGTCGGTGGTGACCTCGATCACGGGCGTCATCCTGGTCGACGCCCTGTACGCCGTCATTTTCAGCTCGATAGGCATCTGA
- the waaC gene encoding lipopolysaccharide heptosyltransferase I encodes MPNRILIVRTSSLGDLVHMLPAISDIARYVPDTQIDWVAEEAFADIPKWHPAVNEVIKVAHRRWRKAWWSEPVRQERRALAERLRSVSYDVVLDMQGLLKSAWLVRQTRGVRHGLDWRSAREPLASLFYNVRHRVEFWQPAVVRQRKLAALTFGYNYAGSPDFGLQAFGRAAQADDAPADPGRRMLHLAADRGYAVIMPSASRDDKLWPEDDWRAVFRRLQDAGCALRLLAGNEQEAERARVLVAGMEGVEVLPRMDLTSVAQVLAGARLMVGLDSGLTHLSAALGRPTIGIYRASTPVRTPLVGPSYTASLGDRGASPSREAVLASVEQALAAA; translated from the coding sequence ATGCCAAATCGTATTCTCATCGTTCGCACCTCGTCGCTTGGCGATTTGGTGCATATGCTGCCTGCTATTTCCGATATCGCCCGATACGTTCCCGATACCCAGATTGACTGGGTTGCGGAAGAGGCTTTTGCCGATATCCCGAAATGGCATCCGGCGGTCAATGAGGTGATCAAGGTGGCACACCGGCGCTGGCGCAAGGCCTGGTGGTCCGAGCCGGTGCGCCAGGAACGCCGCGCGCTGGCCGAGCGCCTGCGCTCGGTGTCCTACGATGTCGTGCTGGATATGCAGGGGCTGCTGAAATCGGCCTGGCTGGTGCGGCAGACCCGCGGGGTGCGCCACGGCCTGGACTGGCGCTCCGCGCGCGAGCCGTTGGCGTCGCTGTTTTACAACGTCCGGCACCGGGTGGAGTTCTGGCAGCCGGCCGTGGTACGCCAGCGCAAGCTGGCCGCGTTGACCTTTGGCTACAACTACGCGGGATCGCCCGATTTCGGATTGCAGGCATTCGGCCGGGCCGCGCAGGCCGACGATGCGCCGGCCGATCCGGGCCGCCGCATGCTGCACCTGGCGGCCGACCGGGGTTATGCGGTGATCATGCCGTCGGCCAGCCGCGACGACAAACTGTGGCCCGAGGACGATTGGCGCGCCGTATTCCGGCGGCTGCAGGATGCCGGCTGCGCCCTGCGCCTGCTGGCCGGCAACGAGCAGGAGGCCGAGCGCGCCCGCGTGCTGGTTGCCGGCATGGAGGGCGTGGAAGTGCTGCCGCGCATGGATTTGACGTCGGTGGCGCAGGTGCTGGCCGGCGCCCGCCTGATGGTGGGGCTGGACAGCGGCCTGACGCATCTGTCGGCGGCGCTGGGCCGTCCGACCATCGGCATCTATCGTGCCTCGACGCCGGTGCGTACGCCGCTGGTGGGGCCCAGCTATACGGCCAGCCTGGGCGACCGTGGCGCCTCGCCATCGCGCGAGGCCGTGCTGGCCTCGGTCGAGCAGGCCCTGGCGGCGGCCTGA
- the wlbB gene encoding O-antigen biosynthesis protein WlbB, with product MTTIHPTAIVDEGARIGANSRIWHWVHICGGAEIGAGCSLGQNVFVGNRVRIGDRVKIQNNVSVYDNVFLEDDVFCGPSMVFTNVYNPRAAIERKNEYRDTLVRQGATLGANCTIVCGATVGRYAFVGAGAVVNKDVPDFALVVGVPARQIGWMSRHGEQLDLPLAGNGQARCPHTGDLYILENGVCRLGE from the coding sequence ATGACCACCATCCATCCGACCGCCATTGTCGATGAAGGCGCCCGCATCGGCGCCAACAGCCGCATCTGGCACTGGGTCCACATCTGCGGCGGCGCCGAGATCGGCGCAGGCTGCTCGCTGGGGCAGAACGTCTTCGTCGGCAACCGTGTGCGGATCGGCGACCGCGTGAAAATCCAGAACAACGTGTCGGTGTACGACAACGTTTTCCTGGAGGACGACGTGTTCTGCGGTCCGAGCATGGTGTTCACCAACGTCTACAACCCGCGCGCGGCCATCGAACGCAAGAACGAATACCGCGACACGCTGGTGCGCCAGGGCGCCACGCTGGGCGCCAACTGCACCATCGTCTGCGGCGCGACAGTGGGCCGCTACGCCTTTGTCGGCGCCGGCGCGGTCGTCAACAAGGACGTCCCCGATTTCGCACTGGTGGTCGGTGTGCCGGCGCGCCAGATCGGCTGGATGAGCCGCCACGGCGAACAGCTCGACCTGCCCCTGGCCGGCAACGGCCAGGCGCGCTGCCCCCATACGGGCGACCTTTATATCCTGGAAAACGGCGTCTGCCGACTGGGCGAGTGA
- the wlbA gene encoding O-antigen biosynthesis protein WlbA, whose product MSSLPITDRKIRFGLVGCGRISKNHIGAIAQHGDRAELVEICDTNPEALQAAEAATGARPFSSLSDMLAQGNADALVLATPSGLHPWQAIEVAQAGRHVVSEKPMATRWEDGKRMVKACDEAGVRLFVVKQNRRNATLQLVKKAIEQGRFGRIYMVTVNVFWTRPQEYYDAARWRGKWEWDGGAFMNQASHYVDLLDWLVGPVESVYAYTATLARRIEAEDTGVAALRWRHGAMGSINVTMLTYPQNLEGSITILGEKGTVRVGGVAVNRIDEWKFAEPHPDDDKIREANYETTSVYGFGHPLYYDNVINCLRGDCEPETDGREGLQSLALLTAIYRSARDGVRIPLPLD is encoded by the coding sequence ATGAGCTCACTTCCCATCACCGATCGAAAAATCCGTTTCGGCTTAGTTGGTTGCGGCCGCATTTCCAAGAACCATATCGGCGCGATCGCGCAGCACGGCGACCGCGCCGAGCTGGTCGAAATCTGCGATACCAACCCCGAGGCGCTGCAGGCTGCCGAGGCGGCCACCGGGGCGCGGCCGTTCTCCTCGCTCAGCGACATGCTGGCGCAAGGCAATGCCGACGCGCTGGTGCTGGCCACCCCGTCCGGCCTGCACCCCTGGCAAGCCATCGAAGTGGCCCAGGCCGGTCGCCACGTGGTCAGCGAGAAGCCCATGGCTACCCGCTGGGAAGACGGCAAGCGCATGGTCAAGGCCTGTGACGAAGCCGGGGTGCGCCTGTTCGTGGTCAAGCAGAACCGCCGCAACGCCACCCTGCAACTGGTCAAGAAGGCCATCGAGCAGGGCCGCTTCGGCCGTATCTACATGGTGACGGTCAACGTCTTCTGGACCCGGCCGCAGGAGTATTACGACGCCGCCCGCTGGCGCGGCAAGTGGGAATGGGACGGCGGCGCATTCATGAACCAGGCCAGCCACTACGTGGACCTGCTGGACTGGCTGGTCGGCCCGGTCGAAAGCGTCTACGCCTACACGGCCACGCTGGCGCGCCGCATCGAAGCCGAGGACACCGGCGTGGCGGCGCTGCGCTGGCGCCACGGCGCGATGGGCTCGATCAACGTCACCATGCTGACCTATCCGCAGAACCTGGAAGGCTCCATCACCATTCTCGGTGAAAAGGGGACGGTTCGCGTGGGCGGCGTTGCGGTCAACCGCATCGACGAATGGAAGTTTGCCGAACCGCATCCGGATGACGACAAGATCCGCGAAGCCAATTACGAAACCACGTCGGTCTACGGTTTCGGGCACCCGCTGTACTACGACAATGTCATCAATTGCCTGCGCGGCGACTGCGAACCCGAAACCGACGGCCGCGAAGGCCTGCAATCGCTGGCCCTGCTGACCGCCATCTACCGCTCCGCGCGCGACGGCGTGCGCATCCCCCTGCCGCTGGACTGA
- a CDS encoding 3-deoxy-D-manno-octulosonic acid transferase, with protein MGRGVYTLALRGLAPLIWLWMWRRARRAGGQWELFAPARFGRAGARAPAPLAAPVWVHAVSLGETRAAQPLVQALLERGLPVLLTHTTATGRAEGERLFGAAIGRGQLQQAWLPYDFPGATRRFLARHAPRCGLLMEREVWPNLLAAARAQGVPMALVSARFSASSLRQAGWLGQALREALAGLDRVLAQTDEDGARLCQAGANAYTVTGSLKFDVALPEAQLRVGHAWAGATGRPVIALASTREGEDAMFIEAIGALQAHRAATPRPLILLIPRHPQRFDEAAAQLQAAGLAYARRSAGSGEPGPHIDVLLGDTLGEMPFYYAAADVAIVGGSFARLGGQNLIEACAAGTPVIVGPHTFNFKDAARDAIAAGAALRAPDARTALDWALQLLAEPARRQAMSEAARAWTAAHAGATRRTLDALEDWLG; from the coding sequence ATGGGCCGCGGCGTCTATACCCTGGCGTTGCGGGGCCTGGCGCCGTTGATCTGGCTATGGATGTGGCGCCGCGCGCGGCGCGCGGGCGGCCAGTGGGAGTTGTTCGCGCCGGCCCGCTTCGGTCGCGCCGGCGCGCGCGCGCCCGCGCCGCTGGCCGCGCCGGTCTGGGTGCATGCGGTCAGCCTGGGCGAGACGCGCGCGGCGCAGCCGCTGGTCCAGGCCCTGCTGGAGCGTGGCCTGCCCGTCCTGTTGACCCATACCACCGCCACCGGCCGGGCCGAGGGCGAGCGCCTGTTCGGTGCGGCGATCGGACGCGGGCAATTGCAGCAAGCCTGGCTGCCCTACGATTTTCCTGGCGCGACGCGGCGCTTCCTGGCGCGCCATGCGCCTCGCTGCGGTTTGCTGATGGAGCGGGAAGTCTGGCCCAATCTGCTGGCGGCGGCGCGCGCGCAGGGGGTGCCGATGGCGCTGGTCAGCGCGCGCTTTTCCGCTTCGTCGCTGCGCCAGGCCGGCTGGCTGGGCCAGGCGCTGCGTGAGGCCCTGGCGGGCCTGGACCGGGTGCTGGCGCAGACCGACGAGGATGGCGCGCGCCTGTGCCAGGCCGGTGCGAATGCCTACACGGTGACCGGCAGCCTGAAGTTCGACGTGGCGCTGCCCGAGGCGCAATTGCGGGTCGGACACGCCTGGGCCGGGGCGACGGGCCGGCCCGTGATTGCGCTGGCGAGCACGCGCGAGGGCGAGGACGCCATGTTCATCGAGGCGATCGGCGCCTTGCAGGCGCATCGCGCCGCCACGCCGCGGCCGCTGATCCTGCTGATTCCTCGCCATCCCCAGCGTTTCGACGAGGCGGCCGCCCAGTTGCAGGCGGCCGGCCTGGCCTATGCGCGGCGCTCGGCCGGCTCGGGCGAGCCCGGACCGCATATCGACGTACTGCTGGGCGATACCCTGGGCGAGATGCCGTTCTACTACGCGGCCGCCGATGTTGCCATCGTGGGGGGCAGCTTCGCCAGGCTGGGCGGGCAGAACCTGATCGAAGCCTGCGCGGCCGGCACGCCGGTCATCGTCGGCCCGCATACGTTCAATTTCAAGGATGCCGCCCGGGACGCCATTGCGGCGGGGGCGGCGCTGCGTGCGCCCGACGCGCGCACCGCGCTCGATTGGGCGCTGCAGCTGCTGGCCGAGCCGGCACGCCGGCAGGCCATGAGCGAGGCCGCGCGCGCCTGGACCGCCGCGCATGCCGGCGCCACGCGGCGCACGCTGGACGCGCTGGAGGATTGGCTGGGATAG
- a CDS encoding IS481-like element IS481 family transposase has protein sequence MNTHKHARLTFLRRLEMVQQLIAHQVCVPEAARAYGVTAPTVRKWLGRFLAQGQAGLADASSRPTVSPRAIAPAKALAIVELRRKRLTQARIAQALGVSASTVSRVLARAGLSHLADLEPAEPVVRYEHQAPGDLLHIDIKKLGRIQRPGHRVTGNRRDTVEGAGWDFVFVAIDDHARVAFTDIHPDERFPSAVQFLKDAVAYYQRLGVTIQRLLTDNGSAFRSRAFAALCHELGIKHRFTRPYRPQTNGKAERFIQSALREWAYAHTYQNSQHRADAMKSWLHHYNWHRPHQGIGRAVPISRLNLDEYNLLTVHN, from the coding sequence ATGAACACCCATAAGCATGCCCGATTGACCTTCCTACGTCGACTCGAAATGGTCCAGCAATTGATCGCCCATCAAGTTTGTGTGCCTGAAGCGGCCCGCGCCTATGGGGTCACCGCGCCGACTGTGCGCAAATGGCTGGGCCGCTTCCTGGCTCAGGGCCAGGCGGGCTTGGCCGATGCGTCCTCGCGCCCGACGGTCTCGCCCCGAGCGATTGCGCCGGCCAAGGCGCTGGCTATCGTGGAGCTGCGCCGCAAGCGGCTGACCCAAGCGCGCATCGCCCAGGCGCTGGGCGTGTCAGCCAGCACCGTCAGCCGCGTCCTGGCCCGCGCCGGTCTGTCGCACCTGGCCGACCTGGAGCCGGCCGAGCCGGTGGTGCGCTACGAGCATCAGGCCCCCGGCGATCTGCTGCACATCGACATCAAGAAGCTGGGACGTATCCAGCGCCCTGGCCACCGGGTCACGGGCAACCGACGCGATACCGTTGAGGGGGCCGGCTGGGACTTCGTCTTCGTGGCCATCGATGACCACGCCCGCGTGGCCTTCACCGACATCCACCCCGACGAGCGCTTCCCCAGCGCCGTCCAGTTCCTCAAGGACGCAGTGGCCTACTACCAGCGCCTGGGCGTGACCATCCAGCGCTTGCTCACCGACAATGGCTCGGCCTTTCGCAGCCGCGCCTTCGCCGCGCTGTGCCATGAGCTGGGCATCAAGCACCGCTTTACCCGACCTTACCGCCCACAGACCAATGGCAAGGCCGAACGCTTCATCCAGTCGGCCTTGCGTGAGTGGGCTTACGCTCACACCTACCAGAACTCCCAACACCGAGCCGATGCCATGAAATCCTGGCTACACCACTACAACTGGCATCGACCCCACCAAGGCATCGGGCGCGCTGTACCCATCTCCAGACTCAACCTGGACGAATACAACCTATTGACAGTTCACAACTAG
- a CDS encoding ABC transporter ATP-binding protein yields the protein MGSVAQQNLFSATDLAVAPVIAVRGLRTAFGDHVVHDNLDLSVYPGEILALVGGSGTGKTVLLRQIIGLERPAAGTIEVLGRRVQELEPAERRRLSHRWGMLFQAGALFSSLSVFDNVALPLRELRTVPEDLVCDVVMCRLAMVGLTSKDADKRPADLSGGMVKRVALARALSLDPELLFLDEPTAGLDPLRSDEFVDLVRSLHRQLGFTVVMVTHDLDTLLALATRVAVLADKRVIVCDTVREVLKVDHPFIRSFFLGERGRRALGDLAPKETGNGKP from the coding sequence ATGGGCAGCGTGGCACAGCAAAACCTGTTCAGCGCGACCGACCTGGCCGTGGCGCCGGTCATCGCGGTACGCGGCTTGCGCACGGCGTTCGGCGACCATGTCGTGCACGACAATCTGGACCTGTCGGTCTACCCGGGCGAGATCCTGGCGCTGGTGGGCGGCTCGGGCACGGGCAAGACGGTGTTGCTGCGCCAGATCATCGGCCTGGAGCGGCCGGCCGCCGGCACCATCGAGGTGCTGGGCCGCCGGGTCCAGGAGCTTGAGCCGGCCGAGCGGCGGCGCCTGTCGCACCGCTGGGGCATGTTGTTCCAGGCCGGCGCGCTGTTTTCGTCGCTGTCGGTGTTCGACAATGTGGCCCTGCCGCTGCGCGAGCTGCGCACCGTGCCGGAAGACCTGGTGTGCGACGTGGTGATGTGCCGGCTGGCGATGGTGGGTCTGACGTCCAAGGACGCCGACAAGCGACCGGCCGACCTGTCCGGCGGCATGGTCAAGCGGGTGGCGCTGGCGCGCGCCCTGTCGCTCGACCCCGAACTGCTGTTTCTCGACGAGCCGACGGCGGGCCTGGACCCCCTGCGCTCGGACGAATTCGTCGACCTGGTGCGCAGCCTGCATCGCCAGCTGGGATTCACGGTGGTCATGGTGACCCACGACCTCGATACCTTGCTGGCGCTGGCCACGCGCGTGGCGGTGTTGGCCGACAAGCGTGTGATCGTCTGCGATACCGTGCGGGAAGTGCTCAAGGTCGATCATCCTTTCATCCGCAGTTTCTTTCTGGGCGAGCGCGGCCGCCGCGCGCTGGGAGATCTTGCACCTAAGGAAACGGGCAATGGAAAACCGTAG
- a CDS encoding ABC-type transport auxiliary lipoprotein family protein, with product MDMKKAIIVLSALLLAGCGAGRMAAPPALFDLGADVAATPALPARQPIVLAFEAVPYLSDTGVIWRVGDSASPHAYARSRWASAPAELVRQRLVERLSHQGPVLGAGMGAGLAQVQVTLTFEQVFAADGQASVGHVAMQAVLLQDRQVVGQVRIAREAPAATQDAAGGVQALRQATDAAADELAGWLAGRVAAAGARAGS from the coding sequence ATGGATATGAAGAAGGCCATCATCGTGTTGTCGGCCCTGCTGCTGGCCGGCTGCGGCGCCGGCCGCATGGCCGCGCCGCCGGCGCTGTTCGACCTGGGCGCCGACGTGGCGGCCACGCCCGCCTTGCCGGCGCGTCAGCCGATCGTGCTGGCGTTCGAGGCGGTGCCGTATCTGTCCGATACCGGCGTGATCTGGCGGGTGGGCGACAGCGCCAGCCCGCATGCCTACGCACGCTCGCGCTGGGCGAGCGCGCCGGCCGAGCTGGTGCGCCAGCGCCTGGTCGAGCGCCTGTCGCACCAGGGGCCGGTGCTGGGCGCCGGCATGGGCGCGGGCCTGGCGCAGGTGCAGGTCACGCTGACGTTCGAGCAAGTCTTCGCCGCCGACGGGCAGGCCAGCGTCGGCCATGTGGCGATGCAGGCCGTGTTGCTGCAGGATCGCCAGGTGGTCGGCCAGGTGCGGATCGCGCGCGAAGCGCCGGCCGCCACCCAGGATGCCGCCGGCGGCGTGCAGGCCTTGCGCCAGGCCACCGATGCCGCGGCCGACGAGCTGGCCGGCTGGCTGGCCGGCCGCGTCGCGGCCGCCGGCGCGCGCGCCGGCAGTTAA
- a CDS encoding biotin--[acetyl-CoA-carboxylase] ligase, translating into MGAITIAPMSAEVRSLSLPEPAALARAIAARLPAFRDISWVGSTGSTNADLLARARAGGGARPCLLGAHLQETGRGRAGRPWQNRVGAALMFSCAFDVDLPPSQLPALSPLAGMAACEALRQLVGQPAGLLVKWPNDVQWHDAKLAGVLVESVRNPAGTGHAVVIGMGLNLHGGDALSQALQRSVADWNDVAGPGEKGPDAAADLVAAVARAWQDAAHTLQQEGFGAFGARFARVDALAGRPVNVIDRGEILYTGAASGVDDHGRLLVQAADGMRPVSVGEISIRPQA; encoded by the coding sequence ATGGGTGCCATTACAATCGCGCCCATGTCAGCCGAAGTCCGTTCCCTCTCGCTGCCCGAGCCCGCTGCGCTGGCCCGGGCCATCGCCGCTCGCCTGCCTGCATTCCGGGATATCTCCTGGGTCGGAAGCACCGGCTCGACCAACGCCGACCTGCTGGCGCGCGCACGCGCCGGCGGCGGGGCGCGGCCGTGCCTGCTCGGCGCGCACCTGCAGGAAACCGGACGCGGCCGCGCCGGCCGCCCCTGGCAAAACCGGGTGGGCGCGGCCCTGATGTTCTCGTGCGCCTTCGACGTGGACCTGCCGCCGTCGCAACTGCCCGCGCTGTCGCCGCTGGCCGGCATGGCTGCCTGCGAAGCGCTGCGCCAACTGGTCGGCCAACCCGCCGGCCTGCTGGTGAAGTGGCCCAACGACGTGCAGTGGCACGACGCGAAGCTGGCCGGCGTGCTGGTCGAATCGGTCCGCAACCCGGCCGGCACGGGCCACGCCGTCGTCATCGGCATGGGCCTGAACCTGCATGGCGGCGATGCGCTGTCGCAGGCGCTGCAGCGTTCCGTGGCCGACTGGAATGACGTCGCCGGCCCCGGCGAAAAAGGTCCGGACGCGGCGGCCGACCTGGTCGCCGCCGTGGCGCGGGCCTGGCAAGACGCCGCGCATACGCTGCAGCAGGAGGGCTTTGGCGCCTTCGGCGCGCGCTTCGCCCGGGTCGATGCCCTGGCCGGGCGCCCGGTCAACGTGATCGATCGCGGCGAAATCCTCTACACCGGCGCGGCCAGCGGCGTGGACGACCATGGCCGCTTGCTGGTGCAGGCTGCCGATGGAATGCGGCCCGTCTCCGTCGGCGAAATTTCGATCCGGCCCCAAGCATGA
- a CDS encoding alpha/beta hydrolase, protein MSARTETQVFTGAAGSIDCAIDWPAHAPRGWALVLHPHSLQGGARDNKVVTTVARACVQHGLAAVRPNFRGVGESAGEFDKSIGETEDMLALVAQVRERYPEFAASPWVLGGFSFGTAVAAQTYAALAASGDPSLPRALMLMGPAVNRFERSATEVPADTLLVHGEVDDVVPLAEALEWARPRSLPVVVVPGASHFFHGKLLVLRQLVQDRLRIALD, encoded by the coding sequence ATGTCCGCACGTACCGAAACCCAAGTATTCACTGGCGCCGCCGGCAGCATCGACTGCGCCATCGATTGGCCCGCCCATGCGCCGCGCGGCTGGGCGCTGGTGTTGCACCCGCACTCGCTGCAAGGCGGCGCGCGCGACAACAAGGTGGTCACCACCGTGGCGCGCGCCTGCGTGCAGCATGGGCTGGCCGCGGTGCGGCCGAATTTCCGCGGCGTGGGCGAGTCGGCCGGCGAGTTCGACAAGTCGATCGGCGAGACCGAAGACATGCTGGCGCTGGTGGCGCAGGTGCGCGAACGCTACCCGGAATTCGCCGCGTCGCCGTGGGTGCTGGGCGGCTTCTCGTTCGGCACCGCGGTCGCGGCGCAGACCTATGCGGCCCTGGCCGCGTCCGGCGATCCGTCGCTGCCGCGCGCGCTGATGCTGATGGGGCCGGCGGTCAACCGTTTCGAGCGTTCGGCCACCGAGGTGCCGGCCGATACCTTGCTGGTGCATGGCGAAGTGGACGACGTGGTGCCGCTGGCCGAAGCCCTGGAATGGGCGCGGCCGCGCTCCCTGCCGGTGGTGGTCGTGCCGGGGGCCTCGCACTTTTTCCACGGCAAGCTGCTGGTGCTGCGGCAACTGGTGCAGGACCGCCTTCGCATTGCGCTGGATTGA